TGGGCATGGCGTTGAAGCCAAAGTATGAAACACCCGATAGCCCGCCTAAGTATTGGGACATAAAAACGGCGAGAACTTCCAGAACCGTCAGAAGAACCACTATCAAGGGCTGCGTAACCAAGACGACCGTCTGGAAACTGTTAGCCACTACATCCCGCAGCTTTCTGAGTTCCAAAAACTTGACAACCCTGTTTCCTAAAGCGTTACCGATAACGAGTGCATCTGCGCCTCTGCCCATGGAGTCAAGCAGAATCTTGTTGCTCATATGCACATGGTAAGATGAGGACTCTTCAGAAAGGGTTTCGAGTGCTTGCCTGTGGTTAATATCTAGTTTTAGTCGTGCGAGGGCGGCTTTGACGAGGTTGCGTAGTGGTCCAAGTTCCATGTGAAGGATAAAGGCAAGTGACGTTTTCAGATCCGAGGTTGAGGCCAAGTTTTCGCCCAGTGCCTTGAGGAAGGTTGGGTAGTTCTTGTCGATTTTTGCGACATGACGCTCTAGCAGGTACCCGAATATGCCTGGAATTATTACGCCTAAACCCATAACGATAAATGCGTAAGGCGCACCGAAATTGACGTATACAACGTACGCGAATACGGTTGATAGGGGTATGATTGTTAGGGCTGTTATTTTCATACAGGTGTAGAGTTTGGGCGGGTACTTGCCGATGTATACGATTTGTTCGGTTGGCGCGGAAGATTTAAAAAGGAAATACATGAGCACCGTGGACACGATAGAGATTATGTAGCCTAAAGGTATGACACTGGGGTCTATCATGAAAACCGTCATAATCACAAGAGTCATAATCAAAAAAACCGTAATGCTCTGAAAAGACGTGAAGACACCGCCCAAGGTTTCCATTGTTTTGATGGATCTTGAATAGTATCCTGCGTATTCTTCTACTATCATGGATGACTCGATTTCTAGGTACCCTTTAGGTTCTACACTTGAGAATGTGTTTGTGCAGCGTACAAGAATGTCCTTTAATGGGGGTTTGACTGTCTTGGCGACCTGCGAGGTGGCGTTCGTGATTCCGTAACCAAAATGGCTGGCTAAGTTTTGGATTCTTTTGAATACCGTTGAGTAATACCCGTATTCTTTGTTTTTTGCAATCGTGCCTATGAGGTCTGTTGGAGTTGTTTCGCCAAGTGAGAGACTATACATATGGAATATGACCGTGGTGAGTGCTTGGTCGATTCTGGTTTTGATGCTTCTTTTTTCCATGAACTTGAGCATACACCAAACGGCTAAGCCTACACCTAAACTGATCAATGCTTCGATTAGTTCTCTGTTGACCATGAAATAGACTGAAAAAATGACTGAAGGTGTCAAAATCAAAACTAGTTTTGTAGTACTGCTCAAACCCATGGGACTTTCATCTCTTTCACTCTTCGATGAACTTCCCAGACGCCTAAAGTTCGGGCGGCAGTCATGGTTTGAGTAACTTCGCTGTGTGTCGGATAGTATTCTGCTAAGTAATTGAGTATTTCTTCTCTTGCTTTAAGCTCCTTGTAGAGGTCTCGGATTCTGTCTTCGCCCCATCCTCTAAACGCCAAAACACGGTTTTCCAGATGGAAACTTGAACCCATGAAGCGGAATTTATCTAAGTCTTCATCGTACATAAAAGTAGGCAGATAGTTTAGTCGTCCTGCGTCAGGTTCGTAGCCGATTACCTCGTTTATTGAGGTACATCTGCGGATGAATTTGCTTCCGCGTTCGATTCTTGCTTGAAAAATCACCAAGTTTAAGCCATCTATGTGACTTTTTGGCACATCGATTGGGTAAGACGTGAGTCTTTGGAAGAGTTGTCCAAGGTTGCCTGCGTGCATGGTTGATAATACGGGGTGACCTGTTTCAACAGCTTGAAAGGCGATTTTGCCTTCTTCGCCTCGGAGTTCGCCCACAATGATGTAGTCGGGTCTCTGTCTTAGAGCTGCTTTTAGCAGGTCAAACATGGTTACCTGTACGCCTGTGTGCATTCTTGTGATTTCTCGAATCCAGTTTTTCTGGTAGACGTTGATTTCAGGGGTTTCTTCGATGCTGATAATTTTCGAGTCTGAACTGATAAAACTGGTAAGCGCATTCAAAGTGGTGGTCTTGCCAGAGGCAGTTTCTCCGCAGACCAAAGCAGTGATGCCTACTTCAAAGAGCATCCACAAGTAGGCTGCCAGTTCGGATGTGAGCGTGTGCCATTTGATTAATTGCGCGATTGATATGGGTTCTTTGGGGAACTTTCTTATTGTGAAGTTGCTACCTCGCAGGCTTATGTCCTCGCCGAAAACGATGTTAAGTCTTGAGCCATCGTTGAGGTGAATGTCTATGATTGGGTGTGTGTAGCTTAGGACTTTTCCATGCCGTTCTGCGATGTTTCTTAAAAGTTCGTTAATTGCTTCCTGTGAAACGTCAACGCTGGTTTCAAGGTTCCCAAAAGTTCTATGATAAACAAAGACGCTGCCTGCACCTGGAATGCTAATATCTTCAAGACCAGGGTCAGCTAAAAAGCCATCCAGAAAGCCGTGCCCAATTTTATCTCTCAAGAAGTGGTAGAGTAAGACATCTTGGTTTGCGTCTTTGGGTATTTTGACCATTTTTTTCTTGATTGCCTGTCTAAACAAACTGGCTAGAATTTGGGCTTTTTGATCACCGTATTCTTTTCCTTCTACAAGCCTTGCAACAGCGGTTTCGATTTCTGCCAGCAATTTGGGGTCTGGTTTTGGGGGTTCGATGATGTTATATTTGTTAACTTTTTCGCCCATAGTGATGTGAGCGTATATGCCTAAACCCAGAGGGTACATGACGTTTACTTTTTCGTTGAAATGTTCTGATTCTATGTTTAAAGTATACTGGGGCGGTTCCTCGAGATTTTTAACATAAGCGTCTAAATATGGATGCTTCTGTGTTGCGCTTTGCAGCGTTTCACAAATCGGTTGATTGAAAAGCCCCAAATCTTCCATCATTTTCGCAGAGTTGCCTTTAACGGGTTTTTCAGGTTTCTGTGTGGGGGTTTTATTTGACATGGGGGCACGCTCCTACAGTCTCACTCCGCTAAGAGGCATTACTCGTAAACCGATTTGGGGGTTAATTGCAAGCGTTATGGAGCTTTTTCTTTCGCCGTTTGCTCCCCAGAGCTTAACCGTTTTTAGAAGTTTGACGTCTATGCCTGAAATTGTGGCGGTTTCCATTACAAAGTAGGCGTCAGAGTTTGCTCTAAGCTTCATAACTGATTCAGATGAGAGAAATTCAGGGTGGATAGTAAGTATCACTGTTTTTCCATTTGAGACGAGGTTCTTTATTCGTGTAATAAACGAGAGAAATTCGTGGAGGGGTGTGTCAACCGTTAGTACACTCAAACTGTCTATGACGACTACGTCATAGTTCTCTTTTTTTTCCTCCAGGAACTTGGTTGTCACATTCAAAAAGAGAGAGCTCATGGGTTTGTTCCATTTTCCCCCTTCAACGTGGAGGGGATAGATTTTGAGGTACCCATAAAGGTAGTAACTGGAAGGGTCAAGTCTAACTGACTCCATCATAGCGAGATATTCTTTGGTCATAGCTTCGCTGGAGATGACGTAAACCCTTGACTTATGCTTCAACATCGCATAAGCGATTAACTGGACAAAAACAGTTTTTCCCGATCCATGGTTACCTTCAATCAAGATCAGACTGGGTGTAGGTATCCCGCCGCCGAGGTCTCTATCTAATTCAGGTATACCTAAGCGAACTACGCTCACGTCATCATACCCTCCGAAGTAGCTGCTGCACCGTAGTATGAAGCAAAAGTTACAGAAACAACATCGCTAGCTGAGATTTCTGGAGCTCCAGATGGAAGGTTTAGGCTAATTGTCGCTTGCTCGCCGGGGTTAATGTATTTGTGTGTGGCTGTGTTGAAGCTGTTGTTTGAGCCGATTACTTTGATTTCTTCTATAGAGTAGCTTTCGATGCTGTAAGAGTACCTCTGGGCGCTGCTTCCGTAAGATAAGATTATTGTGTTCCAGTTGTATCCGTTGGAGTTTTGGAGAAAGATGGTTTTTGAGCCAATATTTTTTACTGTTACCTCGCTTCTTGTTGCGGTAACTGAATCCACAGTCAACTGTATCTGCGTGTTGAGTTTATCATGTTGATTGCTTATGTAGACGCTTGTAGCGTATGAGATATCCTGCATGCTGGTAAGGAAGGCTGTGCAAACCGTAGAGAATAGCGCTACAAACCCTATAAGCACAATAAACGATGCAAGCCCGACTGAAAACCCCATGTCATCACCTCAAGATGCTGGCGCCGAAAAGAGGTAGTCACTTCCGATTCCTTTTGATGGAACTATTTTAGCTTCTAAAACTGAGCCATCAATGGCGCCAGTTGGATAAGCAAGAATTGTTGCAGTTTCACGTGGTTCCCATACGCCATTACCGTTAGCATCTGTAATGGTGAATTTTCCGCTTCCCCCCGCGGCAGTCGCATCGTAGTTATAGAGTTGGGCAGACCCATAGTTTCCAACGTAAACATCTAAGAAGGTGAAGTCATTAATGGAAAGTTTACCTACGTTTTTTGCGTATATAGCAAAAACGGGTGTCCCTGTCTGGTTTGCTGTAGCGTAAACTATCTCTACTTGAGTAGAAATCGTACTTTTAGCGTCACTGACCGCCTGAGTAAATTCGTTTTGAACAACATTACCCGTGTATAAGGCGCAGGCCACGAAAGCACTTGCTAAAATTACAGATGCTATAACCACGATGATATGCGTGATTGTAAGCGAGAAGCCCAACCTTTGCGCCTCTACTCATCTTTTTGCTTTTTCAACTGTTGCTCAGTTAAATCTATGAGGGCTTTCATGTCTTCAGGGTCTATACTAGTTTTTGACAGCGAAGCTGCCTTGTACATAAACAGCAGCAGATGACTTTTTGAGAAACCTATCAACCTGATCCTTTCAGCTGTAACAGCCAAAGAGTAGATGAATTCGTTGGCGTGTTTTGGTAGATAATTTGTCATTTCACATAGGTTAGCGAGTTGCCGTATGTTCTCTGCGGTTAATCCATCATCCAAAAGCTCCCAAATCCAATCCAGATAGGCAGTTGGTCTGATTGACGGCGTCTGAGTGATCGGTGGAAGCGGCATGGTGGGTTTAGGTATAGCTTCCTCAATTTGGGGGATAAGATCAGGTTTCTTTGGAGGAACCTCTTTTTCTTCATCAATGTTTTCTTCAGGTTTTCCTAAAACTAGGGATTTTACTCCTGGCGGAAGTTTCTCTGAACTAACTTTTTCTTCATCCGCGGTTCGCAATACGTTGAATGGGTTTTCCATCTCGCTAACGGTTGAACGGATTTCAGCTATTGATTTCTTTAGGTCACCCACAGCTGCTTGCACACTTTGTGACAAATCTTCAACGTCTGACCGAAGCGCACTTATGTCATTTTTTTCCGTAGCGTTAATGATGAACTGAGGTTTTTCTTTGCTTACGCTACGTGAGCGTTCGTCAGTACTGCTTCCGTTGGTTGGCAAACGAGTGTTCTCCTAAGGTGGGGGTTTGATGTAACTGTCTGCTCGTATGCCATATCTGCTTTACGAATTCTAAATCAATATTGAGCAGATATGTTGCCTGACACCATTTGTAGAAGTTAAATATCTATGGGAATCTGCGTCAGTGGCTCTTTTTTGAATCATTAATACATTGTTCAGTAACTGAATAGTATGATGTTTTCTATACTCGAAGAAAAATCCCAAACTGATGAATCAATGTACGCTTAAAGTCATCTGAATATGTAAACAAGGACTTTGCTATGCGTGAACTTTAAATGTGTGACTCCTGAACAGTATTGTCCGTAAATATAACAGCAAAGGTAGATTTTTTTGCCTGTTTACTTATCAAGCATCGTTGGAAGCCCAAGCATCGGCGTCTACTCATTGGCAAACGAAAAAGTAGTGATTATCCCAGTCATGGTGCCGCAGCAGAAAGCCCAAGAATTCGCCGACTGGCTCAAAGCTGACCTCATCTACACATCCATAAGCGGCTCAGTTCTCATCGGCGCCCTCGCCTGCGCTAACAGCAACGGCATGCTGCTCCCAAACTCAGTTCGCCAAGAAGAGCTTGACCGCATAAAAGCCGTCTTCAAAGGCAACATAACAGTTATGGAAACAAAAAAAACCGCCTACGGCAACCTCGTTTTAGCAAACGACAAAGGCGCATTGGTTGACCCCCGCTTCAAGGCTAAGGAAATCCAACAAATCTCTGAAACCCTTGGCGTGGAGGCGGTCCCTGCAGAAATCGCTACATTGCCATACGTGGGCTCACTTGCATGTGCGACTAACAAAGGCGTCTTAGCCCACCCCATGCTCAAGCCCGAAGAAAAGAAAATCCTCGAAAACGTCTTCAAAGTCCCCGTGGACGTGGGCACAATAAACTGCGGTATCCCCTATGTTGGCACAGGATTAATCGCCAATTCCCATGCAGCAGTCGCTGGTTCTTTGACAACTGGACCCGAGATGTTTATAATTGGGAATGCACTGGATGTTGTGCAGGAAGAGAAAAATCCATGAAAGCTTTCAAAGTAACCGGTGAAATCAACAAGCCAGAACTTTCCACTCCATTCGCACGCGAAGTCTTAGCTGACAAAAGCGAACACGCTGTTGAAAAGGTCTACGCAGAAATCGGTAGCAGACACCGTGTAAGGCGTTG
This genomic window from Candidatus Bathyarchaeota archaeon contains:
- a CDS encoding type II/IV secretion system ATPase subunit, whose protein sequence is MSNKTPTQKPEKPVKGNSAKMMEDLGLFNQPICETLQSATQKHPYLDAYVKNLEEPPQYTLNIESEHFNEKVNVMYPLGLGIYAHITMGEKVNKYNIIEPPKPDPKLLAEIETAVARLVEGKEYGDQKAQILASLFRQAIKKKMVKIPKDANQDVLLYHFLRDKIGHGFLDGFLADPGLEDISIPGAGSVFVYHRTFGNLETSVDVSQEAINELLRNIAERHGKVLSYTHPIIDIHLNDGSRLNIVFGEDISLRGSNFTIRKFPKEPISIAQLIKWHTLTSELAAYLWMLFEVGITALVCGETASGKTTTLNALTSFISSDSKIISIEETPEINVYQKNWIREITRMHTGVQVTMFDLLKAALRQRPDYIIVGELRGEEGKIAFQAVETGHPVLSTMHAGNLGQLFQRLTSYPIDVPKSHIDGLNLVIFQARIERGSKFIRRCTSINEVIGYEPDAGRLNYLPTFMYDEDLDKFRFMGSSFHLENRVLAFRGWGEDRIRDLYKELKAREEILNYLAEYYPTHSEVTQTMTAARTLGVWEVHRRVKEMKVPWV
- the rpl18a gene encoding 50S ribosomal protein L18Ae, whose protein sequence is MKAFKVTGEINKPELSTPFAREVLADKSEHAVEKVYAEIGSRHRVRRCHIKINGTKELKADEIENPVVKKIITGEQ
- a CDS encoding flagellar accessory protein FlaH; this encodes MSVVRLGIPELDRDLGGGIPTPSLILIEGNHGSGKTVFVQLIAYAMLKHKSRVYVISSEAMTKEYLAMMESVRLDPSSYYLYGYLKIYPLHVEGGKWNKPMSSLFLNVTTKFLEEKKENYDVVVIDSLSVLTVDTPLHEFLSFITRIKNLVSNGKTVILTIHPEFLSSESVMKLRANSDAYFVMETATISGIDVKLLKTVKLWGANGERKSSITLAINPQIGLRVMPLSGVRL
- a CDS encoding flagellin, translating into MGFSLTITHIIVVIASVILASAFVACALYTGNVVQNEFTQAVSDAKSTISTQVEIVYATANQTGTPVFAIYAKNVGKLSINDFTFLDVYVGNYGSAQLYNYDATAAGGSGKFTITDANGNGVWEPRETATILAYPTGAIDGSVLEAKIVPSKGIGSDYLFSAPAS
- a CDS encoding translation initiation factor IF-6; this translates as MPVYLSSIVGSPSIGVYSLANEKVVIIPVMVPQQKAQEFADWLKADLIYTSISGSVLIGALACANSNGMLLPNSVRQEELDRIKAVFKGNITVMETKKTAYGNLVLANDKGALVDPRFKAKEIQQISETLGVEAVPAEIATLPYVGSLACATNKGVLAHPMLKPEEKKILENVFKVPVDVGTINCGIPYVGTGLIANSHAAVAGSLTTGPEMFIIGNALDVVQEEKNP